CGGCCTCTTCCTGTGCTTCCTGGCCAGCATCACCGTCTTCCCGGCGTGCATCGCGCTCGAGGACGCGCGGCGGTCCGCCCCCCCGCTCCCCCCGGCCCGCCCCGCCATCGCCCCGGCGGGCAACCGGTGGGACCTCCTGCTCGGGCGGCCCCGGCTCGTCGTGAGCGTCGGCGTACTCCTGGCTCTTGTCCCCCTGGCCTTCGTCCCCCGGATCGGGTTCGACTACAACCTCCTGCGCCTCCTCCCCAGGGGGAGCGAGGCCGTGGCAACCGAGGAGCGCCTGCAGGCCCGAGCCGGGCACTCCACCTGGTTCGCCGTCAGCCTCGCTCCCACGCTCGAGGAGGCGGAGCGCCGGCGGGCGGCCTTTGCCGCCCTGCCGGAGGTGCGCCGGGTGGAGGGGGTTCTGGATCTGCTCCCGGCCCAGCAGGAGGAGAAGCGCCAGATCCTGCGGGCGCTCCGGCCGGCGGTGGCCGGCTTGCAGGTCCGCCGGGTTTCCCGGGAGACCTCGGACCTGGTTCCCCTCACGGAGAGCCTCCGCCGGATCCACTTCAAGCTGGGGGAGGAGGGGGGGGAGGCGGAGGTAGCGGCAGCGCGGGCCGCCCTGAAGGGCGTATTGGCCGCGCTGGAGGCGGCGCCTGATCCCGGGGAAGCGGGTCGGCGCCTCGTGGAGTATCAGCGCCGGCTCCGGGCCGACTTTGCCGAGAAGGTTCGCGTTCTGCGGCGGGGCGTCGAGGCGCCTGCCCTGACCGCGGCGACCCTGCCCGCGAGCCTGCGGGGGCGCTTCGTGGGAGAGAGCGGCCGCCTCCTCCTGCGCATCTATCCCCGCGGGGACATCTGGGACCGCGGGGCCACGGCGCGCTTCGTCGACGCGCTGCGGCGCGTGGACACAGACGTCACCGGGCCGCCGGTGCACACCTTCGAGGCGAGCCAGGCACTGACACGCGGGTACGGACAGGCTGGCGGATACGCGCTCCTGGCCATCTTCGTCCTGTCGACCCTCCTGTTCCGCCATGCGGGCTACGCCCTCCTGGGCATGGTTCCCCTGCTGGCGGGGGCCGGGTGGACCCTGGGGGTCATGGCCGTCGTGGGGTTGGACTTCAACCTGGCCAACCTGTTCGCCCTCCCCCTGATCCTGGCGATGGGCGTGGACAACGGGATCAACCTGGTCGCCCGGTTCCGGGAGGAGGAGGGACGACGGTTTGTCCTGGGGACCGCCGTCGGGAAGTCCATGATTCTGGCCTCCCTCACGACGATTGCCGGATTCGGGGTGCTGATCCTGGCCCAGCACCGGGGCATCGCGAGCCTGGGCCTGCTGCTGGCCCTCGGTGTCACCAATATCCTGCTGGCCAGCCTCACCCTCCTCCCCGCCCTCCTCCAGCTTCTGCGCCGGGCGACTTCCTGAGCTGTCCATCGGGTCCGACCGTCGCCGGCCCTCTATGCCCGGAGCTGCCGCGACAGGGCTTGCCCGCCTTGACACCTTCACGGGGAGGAGCGTATAGTCCCGGCCGGCCCGGCCATGGCGCCGGACGGTTGCCGCCGAATGCTCCTGCCGGAGCAACGGGGGACCCACAGGGGGCATTGCCCCCGGGGCGAATCGCGGGCAGCCCCTCCCGGGGGATGCCCGGACGGGGACTTTCAACCCCGAGCCCGTCAGCTAACCCCGCAGGCTGGTTGGAAGGGCAGATCGCCCGCGGCCGGGCGCACGCCGCAGGCATACGATCTGCGGCGTGTCGTGTTTTTGGGGAGGGAAGGCGCTCCCGGCTATGGCATCTTCGCTGAAACGGCTCCTCCTGGGTGACCCCCTGACGACGGCGCAGGCCAAGGGGGAGCGCCTTGGAAAGGTCACCGGTCTCGCCGTCTTTGCCTCCGACAACCTCTCCTCCGTCGCCTACGCCACCGAGGAGATCCTCCTGGCCCTCGCCCTGGCCGGGACGGCCGCCTTCGCCTACACCCTCCCCATCGGGGCGGCGATCGGCCTCCTCATGGTCGTGGTGGCCACCTCCTACTGGCAGACAGTCCATGCCTACCCCTCGGGGGGCGGCGCCTACGTGGTGGCCCTCCACAACCTGGGGAGGCCGGCTGGGCTGACGGCCGCCGCCGCCCTCATGATCGACTACGTCCTGACGGTCGCGGTGAGCATCGCGGCCGGCGTGGCGGCGCTCACGTCGGCGTTCCCTTCCCTGTACCCCTGGCGGGTGAGCCTGGCTGCCCTCTGCATCGTCCTCATTATGGTGGCCAACCTCCGGGGGGTGCGGGAATCGGGGCGGCTCTTCGCCGTCCCCACCTACCTGTTCATCGCCAGCTTCTTCCTCCTCTTGATCGGCGGGGCGGTTGCGCTCGGGTCTCGCGGAGATGCCGCGGCGCTTCCGGGGGGGCTTCCCGTTACAGGAGGGGGTTCCGGGACCGCCGGGGCGGCTTCCGCCGTCCCCCTCTTCATCCTCCTCCGGGCGTTCGCCTCCGGATGCGCGGCCCTGACCGGCGTGGAGGCCATCGCCAACGGCGTCCAGGCTTTCCGGCCGCCGGAGGCCCGGAACGCAGCGATTACCCTGGCCTGGATGGCAGCCATCCTCCTCACGCTCTTCTTGGGGGTGACCTACCTGGCGACCGCCTTCGAGGTGGCACCCCGGGAAGGGGAGACCGTCGTCTCCCAGATCGCCCG
The nucleotide sequence above comes from Candidatus Methylomirabilis sp.. Encoded proteins:
- a CDS encoding MMPL family transporter, with translation MARLLCAVARVVIRFPVPVLLVALLSAAGALWYTAGHLRFEMARSALVGSGERYDRLYQEYRQDFPDYERLVVVVEAGQVAEAKAYAAALADRLRADPAHVRDVFYRIDPQEFEDRALLYLGLGELRTLRAKVEEHREFLAAFAARPTLEQFFALTNREVTRGLVRHLFTDLEPEGSEGQPLSVDLPLFTRVLEGMRDSVAGRAAYRSPWAAFVPRADGESGTDGYLLSADERFLFLLVAPVEAETTFLDLWGPGGAADPVEAVRAAAAAVRQDFPGVSVGVTGSPALAADEMRATQRDILLASVLGFLANALLLIIPFRAVIKPAFALLSLLVGLAWAFGFATLTVGHLNLLSAVFSSILIGIGINFPIHLLARYEEARRTGKDVPAALEESLGRTGVGVLGAVVIMAAAFWAALLTDFRGIAELGFIAGSGLFLCFLASITVFPACIALEDARRSAPPLPPARPAIAPAGNRWDLLLGRPRLVVSVGVLLALVPLAFVPRIGFDYNLLRLLPRGSEAVATEERLQARAGHSTWFAVSLAPTLEEAERRRAAFAALPEVRRVEGVLDLLPAQQEEKRQILRALRPAVAGLQVRRVSRETSDLVPLTESLRRIHFKLGEEGGEAEVAAARAALKGVLAALEAAPDPGEAGRRLVEYQRRLRADFAEKVRVLRRGVEAPALTAATLPASLRGRFVGESGRLLLRIYPRGDIWDRGATARFVDALRRVDTDVTGPPVHTFEASQALTRGYGQAGGYALLAIFVLSTLLFRHAGYALLGMVPLLAGAGWTLGVMAVVGLDFNLANLFALPLILAMGVDNGINLVARFREEEGRRFVLGTAVGKSMILASLTTIAGFGVLILAQHRGIASLGLLLALGVTNILLASLTLLPALLQLLRRATS